One window of the Blastocatellia bacterium genome contains the following:
- the ald gene encoding alanine dehydrogenase, producing the protein MIIGVPREIKPDEYRVGLVPAGVKALCEEGHTVYIEARAGEGSGISDQEYKDAGAQILEDPAEVWARADLIIKVKEPLPVEYDRLREGQILFTYLHLAPAPELTRELLRRKVTAIAYETITDSEGRLPLLTPMSEVAGRMAVQVGATYLQKIHGGRGVLLGGVPGVLPAKVVILGAGVVGTNATRIAVGMGAQVTVIDRNLDRLRYLDDIFGSQIRTLVSNTYNIWNAIENADLVICGVLIPGAAAPKLITREMLSCMHKGAVIVDVSVDQGGCAETSRPTTHSDPVFFVDDVLHYCVANMPGAVPRTSTFALTNVTLPYALKLASLGFQAAIRSDPGLRMGVNTYRGYVTHPAVAESQGLAYTPVEEIE; encoded by the coding sequence ATGATCATCGGCGTTCCGAGGGAGATCAAGCCAGATGAATATCGCGTCGGCCTCGTTCCAGCAGGCGTGAAGGCGCTCTGCGAAGAAGGGCATACCGTCTACATCGAGGCGAGAGCTGGAGAAGGCAGTGGCATCTCCGATCAAGAGTACAAGGATGCCGGGGCGCAAATTCTGGAAGATCCGGCCGAAGTCTGGGCACGCGCCGATCTCATCATCAAGGTGAAGGAACCCCTGCCGGTCGAGTACGACCGCTTGCGCGAGGGGCAGATCCTCTTCACCTATCTGCACCTGGCGCCGGCTCCCGAGTTGACGCGCGAGCTGCTCCGTCGCAAGGTCACGGCTATTGCATACGAGACGATCACCGATAGTGAGGGACGGTTACCGCTTCTCACGCCCATGAGCGAAGTGGCCGGTCGCATGGCCGTGCAGGTCGGCGCAACGTATTTGCAGAAGATCCATGGTGGACGCGGCGTCTTACTCGGTGGCGTCCCCGGCGTCCTGCCGGCGAAAGTCGTCATCCTCGGTGCGGGCGTCGTTGGCACTAATGCCACGCGCATCGCCGTCGGCATGGGCGCGCAGGTGACCGTCATTGATCGAAATCTCGATCGGCTGCGATACCTCGATGACATCTTCGGAAGTCAGATTCGCACGCTCGTTTCGAACACCTACAACATCTGGAACGCCATCGAGAATGCGGATCTGGTCATCTGCGGCGTTTTGATCCCGGGAGCTGCGGCGCCCAAGCTCATCACCCGTGAGATGCTCTCCTGCATGCATAAAGGAGCCGTCATCGTGGACGTCTCCGTGGATCAAGGGGGATGCGCCGAGACTTCGCGCCCGACGACACACAGCGATCCCGTCTTCTTCGTGGATGACGTCCTGCATTATTGCGTTGCGAACATGCCGGGCGCCGTCCCGCGCACATCCACATTTGCGCTGACGAACGTGACGCTCCCTTATGCCCTGAAGCTCGCCTCGCTGGGATTTCAGGCCGCTATTCGTTCCGATCCGGGCCTGCGGATGGGCGTCAATACATATCGGGGATACGTTACCCATCCCGCCGTCGCCGAATCCCAGGGATTGGCGTATACGCCCGTTGAAGAGATTGAGTGA
- a CDS encoding aldehyde dehydrogenase family protein, with protein sequence MAKAKTVIARTKTAKGAPAIRTAAAPRFFNYINGEWVPSVTGEYFENRNPADTRDLIGLFPKSNAEDVARAVAAAREAYDKWRLVPAPKRAEIMFRLGEILIRRKEAFARDMTREMGKILKESRGDVQEAIDICYFTAGEGRRLYGQTTPSELPNKFAMSVRMPVGVCAIITPWNFPMAIPAWKLMPAILCGNTVVMKPATDTPLSVYNLVKACEEAGVPPGVVNLVTGSGSNVGTPLMTHPDVRLVSFTGSTEIGRKVSEACAPSFKKCNLEMGGKNVIIVMDDANLDLAVDGAIWGGFGTSGQRCTASSRIVVHKKVYKKFLAQFVERARALRVGNGLDERTEMGPIINEAQVQSILHYIEIGKNQDRAKLMCGGNRLTHGEYAHGYFIEPTIFADCHPDMVICQEEIFGPVVSVIPCSSLEEAIQIGNNVRYGLSSAIYTQDINKAFIAMREMYTGIFYVNAPTIGAETHLPFGGTKETGNGHREAGVQALELFTEWKAVYIDYSGRLQRAQIDTAELSVIPS encoded by the coding sequence ATGGCGAAAGCGAAAACAGTGATCGCTCGAACGAAAACGGCGAAGGGGGCGCCGGCGATTCGGACGGCGGCAGCTCCGCGCTTCTTCAACTACATCAACGGAGAATGGGTCCCTTCGGTCACGGGGGAGTATTTCGAGAATCGGAACCCAGCCGATACACGCGATCTCATTGGCCTCTTCCCGAAGTCCAACGCCGAGGACGTCGCGCGCGCTGTCGCCGCCGCGCGCGAAGCATATGACAAGTGGCGCTTGGTTCCCGCTCCCAAGCGCGCGGAGATCATGTTCCGCCTGGGAGAGATCCTGATCCGGCGCAAGGAGGCCTTCGCGCGCGACATGACGCGCGAGATGGGGAAGATCCTCAAAGAGTCGCGCGGCGACGTGCAAGAGGCCATTGACATCTGCTACTTCACGGCAGGCGAAGGGCGTCGCCTCTATGGGCAGACGACGCCCTCCGAGCTCCCGAACAAATTCGCGATGTCCGTTCGTATGCCCGTCGGGGTGTGCGCGATCATCACTCCCTGGAACTTCCCCATGGCGATCCCCGCGTGGAAGCTCATGCCCGCGATCCTCTGCGGCAATACCGTGGTGATGAAGCCGGCGACGGATACGCCCCTGTCGGTCTACAATCTCGTGAAAGCCTGCGAGGAAGCCGGTGTCCCACCAGGCGTCGTCAATCTCGTGACCGGTTCGGGATCGAACGTGGGCACGCCGCTCATGACTCACCCCGATGTGCGCTTGGTCTCCTTCACCGGTTCAACGGAGATCGGTCGCAAGGTCTCCGAGGCGTGCGCCCCGTCGTTCAAGAAATGCAACCTGGAGATGGGAGGGAAGAACGTCATCATCGTCATGGATGACGCCAATTTGGATCTGGCCGTGGACGGCGCCATCTGGGGTGGGTTCGGCACGAGCGGACAGCGATGCACAGCCTCCAGCCGCATCGTCGTGCACAAGAAGGTCTACAAGAAATTCCTCGCGCAATTCGTCGAGCGGGCGCGCGCGCTTCGGGTCGGCAATGGGCTCGACGAGCGCACGGAGATGGGGCCGATCATCAACGAAGCCCAAGTGCAGTCCATCCTCCACTACATCGAGATCGGGAAGAATCAAGATCGCGCCAAGCTCATGTGCGGCGGGAATCGGTTGACGCACGGCGAATACGCCCACGGATACTTCATCGAGCCCACGATCTTCGCCGATTGCCATCCGGACATGGTCATCTGCCAAGAGGAGATCTTCGGACCGGTCGTCTCCGTGATCCCGTGCAGCTCTTTGGAAGAGGCTATTCAGATCGGGAACAACGTGCGCTATGGGCTCTCCTCGGCCATCTACACGCAGGACATCAATAAGGCGTTCATCGCTATGCGCGAGATGTACACGGGGATTTTCTACGTGAATGCGCCGACGATCGGCGCCGAGACGCATCTCCCATTCGGGGGGACGAAGGAGACCGGCAACGGGCATCGCGAAGCAGGCGTGCAAGCGCTCGAATTGTTCACGGAGTGGAAGGCCGTCTATATTGACTACAGTGGCCGATTGCAGCGGGCGCAAATTGACACGGCCGAATTGAGCGTGATCCCGTCTTGA
- a CDS encoding patatin-like phospholipase family protein: protein MSGTRRRSKSRPKIGLVLGGGGAKGLAHIGVLKVLAEAEIPIDLIVGTSVGAFIGGAYASGISIERMIEMARHIRWSDLGRFRPSRLGLRDGRRMEAFIRAHFPVTRFEELRIPLAVVATEIATGQMRVFTAGDLAFAIRASCAIPGYFTPVFDDDGRMLVDGAVVANLPTLVAMTLGAERVIAVDVNAYPIMEAPPRNAFQIYTQALAILSFTAQSYMAEHADVLISPDVATFSWDELEHADELIRAGEEAARKRLPDCQRLLRRGREGFFSRLRRALFIARHRAVPLRR, encoded by the coding sequence ATGAGCGGGACACGACGCCGATCCAAGAGTCGCCCGAAGATCGGGCTCGTCCTCGGTGGGGGAGGGGCCAAGGGATTAGCGCATATCGGCGTCTTGAAGGTCCTCGCGGAGGCCGAGATCCCTATTGATCTGATCGTTGGGACGAGCGTCGGCGCATTCATTGGAGGCGCTTACGCGAGCGGCATCTCCATCGAGCGCATGATCGAAATGGCGCGCCACATTCGGTGGAGCGACCTCGGGCGGTTCCGTCCCTCGCGGCTCGGCCTGCGCGACGGGCGTCGCATGGAGGCGTTCATCCGCGCCCATTTCCCCGTCACACGTTTTGAGGAGCTGCGGATTCCGCTCGCCGTCGTCGCCACGGAGATCGCGACCGGACAGATGCGCGTCTTCACCGCGGGCGATCTCGCCTTCGCCATCCGCGCCAGTTGCGCCATCCCAGGCTATTTCACTCCTGTCTTCGATGACGATGGCCGGATGCTCGTGGATGGCGCCGTCGTCGCCAACCTCCCCACGCTCGTGGCCATGACGCTTGGGGCCGAACGCGTGATCGCCGTGGACGTGAACGCCTATCCCATCATGGAGGCGCCGCCGCGAAACGCCTTCCAGATTTATACGCAGGCGCTCGCCATCCTCTCTTTCACCGCGCAATCCTACATGGCCGAACATGCCGATGTGCTCATCTCGCCCGATGTGGCGACCTTCTCTTGGGATGAGTTGGAACACGCCGATGAGCTGATTCGAGCGGGAGAGGAAGCGGCGCGAAAGCGCCTGCCCGATTGTCAAAGGCTCCTTCGACGGGGACGGGAAGGGTTCTTCAGCCGATTGCGCCGCGCCTTGTTCATTGCCCGTCATCGCGCCGTCCCCCTGCGGCGATGA
- the purQ gene encoding phosphoribosylformylglycinamidine synthase subunit PurQ, translating to MKFGVVVFPGSNCDHDAYHVISKVLGQPVDFIWHEQTSLGEYNAVILPGGFSYGDYLRAGALARFSPIMGAVREFAARGGFVLGICNGFQILCESGLLPGALMRNRGRRFLCQFVHVRVEATDTPFTHLYRRGQVLQLPIAHGEGNYYCDPETLAELRRENRIVFRYCDAHGQVTDAANPNGSLDNIAGICNRERNVLGMMPHPERASEEILGSSDGRALFQSLALVLAAMARE from the coding sequence ATGAAATTCGGCGTCGTCGTCTTTCCCGGATCCAATTGCGATCATGATGCCTATCACGTCATCAGCAAGGTCCTTGGTCAACCGGTCGATTTCATCTGGCACGAGCAAACGTCGCTCGGCGAGTACAATGCCGTGATTTTGCCTGGCGGGTTCTCTTACGGCGACTATCTGCGGGCGGGAGCGCTGGCTCGCTTCAGCCCCATCATGGGCGCCGTGCGGGAGTTCGCCGCGCGCGGGGGCTTCGTGCTCGGCATCTGCAATGGCTTCCAAATCCTTTGCGAGAGCGGCCTGCTGCCGGGCGCCCTCATGCGGAATCGCGGTCGCCGATTCCTCTGTCAGTTCGTGCACGTGCGCGTCGAAGCGACCGATACCCCCTTCACGCACCTTTATCGGAGGGGCCAGGTGTTGCAGCTCCCGATCGCTCACGGGGAAGGGAACTATTACTGCGATCCGGAGACGCTCGCCGAGCTGCGGCGCGAGAATCGTATCGTCTTTCGTTATTGCGATGCGCATGGACAAGTGACCGACGCCGCCAATCCCAACGGATCGCTCGACAACATCGCGGGCATTTGCAATCGGGAGCGGAACGTCTTGGGAATGATGCCGCATCCGGAGCGCGCTTCGGAGGAGATCCTCGGCAGCTCCGATGGCCGCGCGCTCTTCCAATCGCTCGCCCTTGTCTTGGCCGCGATGGCGCGCGAATGA
- the purS gene encoding phosphoribosylformylglycinamidine synthase subunit PurS gives MRATVHVRLKKSVLDPQGQAIHHAIRTLGYESIREIRQGKYFEIELEDHISQEQARALLEQLARDVLANPVLEEYWVEIEGGSA, from the coding sequence ATGAGAGCGACCGTCCACGTCCGCTTAAAGAAGAGCGTCCTCGATCCTCAAGGTCAAGCGATTCACCACGCCATTCGGACCTTAGGATACGAGAGCATCCGCGAGATTCGACAGGGGAAATATTTCGAGATCGAGCTGGAGGACCATATCTCGCAGGAACAAGCGCGCGCTCTCTTGGAACAGCTCGCGCGCGATGTGCTCGCCAATCCCGTGCTCGAAGAATATTGGGTCGAGATCGAGGGGGGATCGGCATGA
- the purB gene encoding adenylosuccinate lyase, whose translation MIPRYTLPEMGAIWSEENKFRKWLEVELAVCEVLAERGRIPRSALERIRANARVDLARIQEIERTTRHDVIAFLSAVAETVGPDARYIHYGLTSSDVVDTALALLLRDSADMLLSRLERLAEVLRRRAFEFKDTPMIGRTHGVHAEPITFGLKLALWYADTMRNRERLLQVRERIRVGKISGAVGTFAHLDPGVEEAVCRRLGLQPEPISSQIIPRDRHAEFLAVLALIASSLEKIALEIRHLHRTEVREAEEFFAEGQKGSSAMPHKRNPIVAEQICGLARVVRANLQAALENIALWHERDISHSSVERLILPESCILTDYLLHRTTELLDRLVVFPERMRANLEATRGVIFSGELLLALTERGLSREQAYEIVQRHALRAWDEGVDFRELVRADPEIRARLTSEDLDALFRWDRALRHVDAVFRRVFGETAARPEREGGQPS comes from the coding sequence ATGATCCCGCGCTACACCCTGCCCGAAATGGGGGCCATTTGGAGCGAGGAGAATAAGTTTCGCAAATGGCTCGAGGTCGAGCTGGCCGTTTGCGAGGTGCTCGCCGAACGCGGACGTATTCCCCGGTCAGCCCTGGAGCGCATTCGCGCGAACGCTCGCGTGGATCTGGCGCGCATTCAGGAGATCGAGCGCACGACCCGACATGATGTGATCGCTTTCCTCTCGGCTGTAGCCGAAACTGTCGGTCCCGATGCCCGCTATATCCACTATGGTCTCACCTCGTCGGACGTCGTGGATACAGCATTGGCGCTGCTGCTTCGCGATTCGGCCGATATGCTCCTTTCGCGGCTGGAGCGGTTGGCGGAAGTCCTTCGGCGCCGCGCGTTCGAGTTCAAAGACACGCCCATGATCGGACGCACGCACGGCGTGCACGCCGAGCCCATCACCTTCGGCCTGAAACTCGCCCTGTGGTACGCCGATACGATGCGGAATCGGGAGCGCTTGCTTCAAGTGCGCGAGCGGATTCGCGTGGGGAAGATCTCAGGAGCTGTCGGCACTTTCGCGCATCTGGATCCGGGGGTGGAGGAAGCCGTGTGCCGCCGCCTGGGCTTGCAGCCCGAACCGATCTCCTCGCAGATCATCCCGCGCGATCGCCATGCCGAATTCCTCGCCGTGCTCGCGCTCATCGCCTCCAGTCTGGAGAAGATCGCCCTGGAGATCCGACACCTGCACCGCACCGAAGTGCGCGAGGCCGAGGAGTTTTTCGCCGAAGGACAAAAAGGATCATCGGCCATGCCCCATAAGCGGAATCCCATCGTGGCTGAGCAAATCTGCGGCTTGGCGCGCGTGGTGCGCGCCAATCTGCAGGCGGCGTTGGAGAACATCGCCCTCTGGCACGAGCGCGACATCTCGCATTCGTCGGTGGAGCGCCTGATCCTTCCAGAGAGTTGCATCCTCACCGACTATCTGCTCCATCGCACGACGGAGCTGTTGGATCGGCTCGTCGTCTTCCCCGAGCGCATGCGGGCGAATTTGGAAGCGACGCGTGGCGTGATCTTCAGCGGCGAGCTGCTGCTCGCCCTCACCGAGCGTGGTCTCTCGCGGGAACAGGCCTACGAGATCGTACAGCGCCACGCCTTGCGCGCCTGGGACGAAGGCGTCGATTTTCGAGAGCTGGTGCGTGCGGATCCCGAGATCCGCGCGCGATTGACTTCCGAAGATCTGGACGCCCTCTTTCGCTGGGATCGCGCGCTGCGACACGTGGATGCCGTTTTCCGCCGCGTCTTCGGCGAAACGGCCGCTCGACCGGAGCGAGAGGGAGGACAGCCATCATGA